The segment TGCTCGCGTAGTGCCCATTATCCGCGCTATCAAAGAAAACTATGACTGTCTTGTCAGCGTCGATACCTATAAGACAGGAACTGCACGTGCAGCCTTGGAAGCAGGCGCAGATATTTTAAATGATGTCTGGTCGGGTCTTTATGATGGGGAAATGCTAGCACTGGCTGCTGAGTACAAAGTACCAATCATTCTCATGCACAACCAGAAAGACGAAAGCTATGTGGATGTTGTTGGAGAGGTCAGAAACTTTCTAACAGAGCGGGCTCAAGCTGCTTTGGATGCTGGTATAGCTGCAGACAAGATTTGGTTGGATCCAGGATTTGGCTTTTCGAAGAATGTCCAACATAATCTGGACCTCTTACAAGGTTTGGAACAGATTACTGGTCTTGGTTATCCCGTTCTATTTGGAATATCTCGTAAGCGCGTGGTGGATTATCTGCTTGGGGGCAATAGCCTACCGACAGACCGCGATCAAGCAACGGCAGCCTTGTCTGCCTGGGCAGTCCAAAAAGGCTGTAAAATGGTCCGTGTTCACAATGTCGCTGTCAACCGTGACATCGTTAAAGTTTGGGACCAATTGACTTCTGGAGGTCAACATGGATAAGATTTCTCTCAATAAATGCCGTTTTTACGGCTACCATGGTGCCTTCAAAGAAGAACAAGTTCTTGGTCAAATTTTCACAGTTGACTGTGATTTGTTTGTTGACCTGACAGCAGCTTCACAAACTGACAATTTAGAAGACACAGTTCACTATGGTATGGTCTTTGAAACCATTAAAGCAGTTGTGGAAGGCAAGCCCTACATCCTTATAGAAAAGGTAGCAGGTGTTATTTGTCAGGAGATTTTTGATCAATTTCCAAAGGTGGAGAAGATTCGCTTGGCTATTTACAAGGAAAATCCGCCCATTGCTGGACACTATGATTCTGTCGGAATTGAATTGGAGCGTGAACGAC is part of the Streptococcus suis genome and harbors:
- the folP gene encoding dihydropteroate synthase encodes the protein MSIEQLANQVTIMGILNVTPDSFSDGGNYNEVEAALVQVEKLLADGATVIDVGGESTRPGASFVSEEDEIARVVPIIRAIKENYDCLVSVDTYKTGTARAALEAGADILNDVWSGLYDGEMLALAAEYKVPIILMHNQKDESYVDVVGEVRNFLTERAQAALDAGIAADKIWLDPGFGFSKNVQHNLDLLQGLEQITGLGYPVLFGISRKRVVDYLLGGNSLPTDRDQATAALSAWAVQKGCKMVRVHNVAVNRDIVKVWDQLTSGGQHG
- the folB gene encoding dihydroneopterin aldolase, producing MDKISLNKCRFYGYHGAFKEEQVLGQIFTVDCDLFVDLTAASQTDNLEDTVHYGMVFETIKAVVEGKPYILIEKVAGVICQEIFDQFPKVEKIRLAIYKENPPIAGHYDSVGIELERERP